The Rhizobium leguminosarum DNA segment TCTCAGCCTTAGCCTCGCCTTCTTCCTCGGCGAGCAGCTCTTCCTTCGTCACCTTCTTGTCGGTGACGTCGATTTCGGTCAGCAGGTGATCGATGACCTTCTCTTCGAAGATCGGCGCGCGGATCGAAGCGGCGGCACCCGGCTGGCTGCGGAAGAATTCGAGGATCTGCTTTTCCTGGCCCGGATACTGGCGCAGCTGTTCGTAGATCGCACGCTGCATTTCGTCTTCGCTGACTTCGACGCCGGCCTTTTCGCCGATTTCGGAGAGAACGAGGCCGAGGCGGACGCGACGCTCGGCGAGCGTCTTGTATTCCTCACGTGCCTTCTCTTCGGTGGTGTCTTCGTCCTCGAAGGTCTTGCCTGACTGGGCGAGGTCGTTGTTCACCTGGCTCCAGATGCCGTTGTATTCGGCGTTGACGAGCGAGTTCGGGGTTTCGAACTTGTACATCTCGTCGAGCTGGTCGAGGATCTGGCGCTTCAGCTTCTGGCGGGTCAGCGAGCCGTACTGCGATTCGATCTGGCCGCGGACGATTTCCTTCAGGCGATCGGCGGATTCGATGCCGAGCTTGGAGGCGAGTTCGTCGTTGATCTCGACAGCGGCAGGTGCTGCGACATCCTTGACCGATACGTCGAAGGTCGCTTCCTTGCCGGCAAGGTTCTTGGCCGGGTAGTCGGCCGGGAAGGTCACGGTGATGGTCTTCTCGTCGCCAGCCTTGGCGCCGACGAGCTGGTCTTCGAAGCCAGGAATGAAGCGGCCGGAGCCGAGCACCAGTTCGGCGCCCTGGTCGGTGCCGCCTTCGAAGGCTTCGCCGTCGACCTTGCCGACGTAATCCATGGTGATGCGGTCGCCGTTCGCGGCCTTGCCGGTCTTGGTCTCGTAGGCGCGAGCGCTTTCGGCAACCTTCAGGACCTGCTCGTTGACTTCGTCGTCCGAGATGTCGATGACTTCGCGCGTGACCTTGATGCCCTTGACCGACTTCAGTTCGATCGGCGGCAGCACTTCATAGGAGAGCGTGAATTCGAAATCCTGCTCGGCGGCGAGGATCTTGTCGGCTTCGTCCTTGTCTTCGGTCATGGCGATTTCCGGCTGCGTGGCCGATTTTTCGCCGCGGCTGGACAGGATAGCGGACGGCTGCTCGCGGACGATCTCGTTGACGAGGTCGGCCATGATCGACTTGCCGTAGACCTTCTTCAGGTGAGCAGCGGGTACCTTGCCCGGACGGAAGCCGTTGATGCGAACCTTGTCCTTCACATCGGCAAGACGCTCATTCATCTTGTCTTGCATG contains these protein-coding regions:
- the tig gene encoding trigger factor, producing MQVIETLAEGLKREIKVVIPAKDMQDKMNERLADVKDKVRINGFRPGKVPAAHLKKVYGKSIMADLVNEIVREQPSAILSSRGEKSATQPEIAMTEDKDEADKILAAEQDFEFTLSYEVLPPIELKSVKGIKVTREVIDISDDEVNEQVLKVAESARAYETKTGKAANGDRITMDYVGKVDGEAFEGGTDQGAELVLGSGRFIPGFEDQLVGAKAGDEKTITVTFPADYPAKNLAGKEATFDVSVKDVAAPAAVEINDELASKLGIESADRLKEIVRGQIESQYGSLTRQKLKRQILDQLDEMYKFETPNSLVNAEYNGIWSQVNNDLAQSGKTFEDEDTTEEKAREEYKTLAERRVRLGLVLSEIGEKAGVEVSEDEMQRAIYEQLRQYPGQEKQILEFFRSQPGAAASIRAPIFEEKVIDHLLTEIDVTDKKVTKEELLAEEEGEAKAETKKAAPKKKAAAKAEAADAGEGEEAAPKKKAAPKKKAADESAE